GCTCGGCAATAGTGGCCTGGTCGAGGTCGTGGGTTTGGGTGGCGGTGAGGAGTTTCATAAAAGGTAGGATGCGCCTTGGCTAGCCGGGCAGTGGCTGACTAAGAAACGGTTTAGCCGCTTTGGACGTTTTAAAACGGCAAGCTAAAGCTTACCCTACATCCCTACCCCTATGCAAACCTGGAACGACGTTATCCGCCTGGCCAACAACGGCAGCCCTACCCCCCCCCGCCGCCTGGAGAAGACCAATGCTGAGTGGAAAAAAGAACTCACCCCCGAGCAGTACCACGTTACCCGCGAGCACGGTACCGAGCGCGCCTTTACCGGCGAGTACTGCGAGGCCCACGAGGCCGGCCTCTACGCCTGCGCGTGCTGCGGCACCCCGCTCTACGACTCGCGCACTAAGTTTGAGAGCGGCACTGGCTGGCCTAGCTTCACGCAGCCCGTGGAAGATAACGTGATTAAGTACAAAAAAGATGTCAGCT
The genomic region above belongs to Hymenobacter psoromatis and contains:
- the msrB gene encoding peptide-methionine (R)-S-oxide reductase MsrB, which gives rise to MQTWNDVIRLANNGSPTPPRRLEKTNAEWKKELTPEQYHVTREHGTERAFTGEYCEAHEAGLYACACCGTPLYDSRTKFESGTGWPSFTQPVEDNVIKYKKDVSYGMTRVEALCNVCDAHQGHVFPDGPAPSGLRLCINSAAVRLVTTKEPAAQ